GCAACCACAAGGGGTCTGCTAACCCCAATCTTTGACGATACTCTTCTTTGACGCTATCTGGTGCGCGACCGCCAAGCACAACGTCCACGGGATCGCCTGGGGTGGCCCGTAGCAGCAGGAACACCAAAGTGACGATCGTCCACAGCATCAAGGGAGCTAGAAGCAGACGGGAAAAAATGTAATATTGTAGGGCTTTGGAACGGGACATTTTATTGGTTTTGAGTTATGACTTGAGCTTTTTCGTCGTCAGAGAGTGCCAGCAGTTGAGGCTCAAAGTCTTTCAGCGTCATGGCAAACCCAGAAAAAAACTACTGACCATTTTACCGAAGCCATCTACTGCATTGCGGGTCATTCGGATTCTCCTTCCGCCTGGAAAATTTCCATAAGCCACTGTAAGGGATTAGCAGCGCATAAGTCACTGTGAAGGACGAACAACTCGAATCAGTTTGCCGTGTAATGATTCTTCTATAGCAACTGCCGCATCAATCCGGTTTGCCATCCTGGGTCTATCGCGATCGTTTGTACAACTGACAATCCCCAAATGGTTTGGATTTGCCCGATGGAGACGTACAAAATCTTGGTGATTCAGAGTGAGAACAGCCCGATTGTTTTGAATGGCAAAGTTGAGAACATCTTCATCAGGAATGCGTTGATTGGCATTCCCCGCTTCTTGAACGGTCAAAACATCATGCCCCAACGTGCGGAGGAGTTCGCTGACGGCTTTGGGAAATTGCTCATCTGCATAAAAACGTGCCATGTCTACAGTGCTTCGGACAGCTCTTCGTTGTTTTCTTGAATAGCAGTTTCGATTTCATCAGGAAACGCTTCAGCATAGTTCCAGGCGTTGACCAAATCGACGGCGCTGAGGGTGGGATAGTCGTCTAGCAGTTGCGATTCGGTAATACCCAAGCGGCGGGCATCCACTAAAACCCAAACGGGAATCCGCGTATTGGCTATGCAAGCACTACCACCACAGACTCCAGGCGTTTTCTCTATACCGCGTCCTTGGATAATTTTGCCTTGCGATAGGAGTTGCACAACTTGAGCTTTTTCGTCGTCAGAAAGTGCCAGCAGTTGAGGCTCTAAGTCTTTCAGCGTCATGGCAAACTAGGAAGAGGATTATTAACTATTTTACCGAAGCCATCTACTTGTGGGAATAGCGTTAGGTTATAACTA
This genomic stretch from Argonema galeatum A003/A1 harbors:
- a CDS encoding DUF5615 family PIN-like protein, producing the protein MARFYADEQFPKAVSELLRTLGHDVLTVQEAGNANQRIPDEDVLNFAIQNNRAVLTLNHQDFVRLHRANPNHLGIVSCTNDRDRPRMANRIDAAVAIEESLHGKLIRVVRPSQ
- a CDS encoding DUF433 domain-containing protein, encoding MTLKDLEPQLLALSDDEKAQVVQLLSQGKIIQGRGIEKTPGVCGGSACIANTRIPVWVLVDARRLGITESQLLDDYPTLSAVDLVNAWNYAEAFPDEIETAIQENNEELSEAL